Below is a genomic region from Citrobacter europaeus.
AACATGGCGGACGATTATCGTCAGATCTACCAGCATATGGCGAAAAGCTCCAGCAACCTGCTGCCGGGTATGTCGCCAGAAAACAACCCGTTCCGTAATCGTCTGGCAGAGTCCGAAGCAGGCAACGATCAGGCGCCGGTTCAGATGCCGCGTGACTATTCTGAAGGGGCATCAGGCCTGCTGCGTAGCGGCGCAAAGCGCGACTAACCGCACATCGTTAAGAAATTTATTGGGCGCAGCAATTGCGCCCTCCGCTTCTCTTCCCGTCCCAGCTATTATTTAGTCGTTAGCCTCATTGTGACCAAACCGAAAATTCAATAACATCAAACTGTTTTGAATCATCTTCCGTTTACTCAAGGTACGAGAGCAGGATCCATGAAAAAACAAACCCAGCTGTTGAGTGCATTAGCGTTAAGTGTCGGGTTAACTCTCTCGGCGCCATTCCCGGCCGCAGCGTCAATTCCCGGCCAGGTTCCCGGTCAGGCTGCGCTTCCCAGCCTCGCCCCGATGCTGGAGAAAGTGTTACCTGCCGTGGTGAGCGTAAGGGTCGAAGGCACCGCCACTCAGGGACAGAAAGTCCCGGAAGAGTTCAAAAAGTTTTTTGGTGATGAACTTCCCGATCAACCTTCTCAACCGTTTGAAGGGCTGGGTTCAGGGGTCATTATTGATGCTGCCAAAGGCTACGTCCTGACCAATAACCACGTCATTAACCAGGCGCAAAAAATCAGCGTTCAGCTTAATGATGGCCGTGAGTTCGACGCTAAGCTTATCGGCAGCGACGATCAGAGCGATATCGCTCTGCTGCAAATTCAACATCCCAGCAACCTGACACAAATTGCCATTGCCGACTCCGATAAACTCCGCGTGGGTGATTTCGCGGTGGCCGTGGGGAACCCGTTTGGTTTGGGGCAAACAGCCACCTCCGGCATCGTATCGGCGTTGGGTCGCAGCGGGTTGAACCTGGAAGGTCTGGAGAACTTTATTCAGACCGACGCCTCCATCAACCGGGGCAACTCCGGCGGCGCGCTGCTTAACCTCAACGGTGAGCTGATTGGAATTAACACCGCGATTCTGGCCCCGGGCGGCGGCAGTATCGGCATTGGCTTTGCAATCCCGAGCAACATGGCGCGCACGCTGGCGCAGCAGCTGATGCAGTTTGGTGAAATTAAACGTGGCCTGTTGGGCATTAAAGGTACCGAAATGACCTCCGACATCGCCAAAGCGTTCAAACTGGACGTGCAGCGCGGCGCGTTTGTCAGCGAGGTTCTGCCTAACTCCGGTTCCGCAAAAGCAGGAGTAAAGTCCGGCGACGTCATTACCAGTCTCAACGGCAAACCGCTCAACAGCTTCGCCGAACTGCGTTCACGCATTGCGACAACCGAACCAGGGACCAAAGTCAAACTGGGTCTGCTGCGTAACGGTAAACCGCTGGAGGTTGAAGTCACCCTGGATACCAGTACATCATCGTCCGCCAGTGCGGAGATGATTGCACCTGCGTTACAAGGGGCTACGCTCAGCGATGGTCAGCTAAAAGACGGCACCAAAGGCATCAAAATTGATAACGTTGAAAAAAGCAGTCCAGCCGCGCAGGCCGGTCTGCATAAAGATGACGTTATTATTGGCGTTAACCGCGATCGCGTAAACTCGATCGCCGAAATGCGCAAAGTGCTGGAAGCGAAACCGTCGATCATTGCTCTGCAGGTGGTTCGCGGAAACGAAACTATCTACCTGCTCCTGCGTTAACGCCTGCAACCGGACATCAGCCCCCCGTGTGATGTCCGGTAAACTCGTGATATGCTGCTGCCGTTCCCTTTATTAATGACGCCGCCATCATGTTTGTGAAGCTTTTACGTTCGGTCGCGATTGGTTTAATCGTCGGCGCTATTCTGCTGGCCGCGATGCCCTCTCTGCGCAAAATAAATACACTTACCGCACCGCAGTTCGACAGTGCAGATGAAACACCCGCCAGCTATAACCCGGCGGTTCGCCGTGCAGCGCCTGCCGTCGTGAACGTTTATAACCGCAGTATGAACAGTACCGCGCACA
It encodes:
- a CDS encoding DUF1043 family protein, with amino-acid sequence MTWEYALIGLVVGIIIGAVAMRFGNRKLRQQQALQYELEKNKAELEEYREELVSHFARSAELLDNMADDYRQIYQHMAKSSSNLLPGMSPENNPFRNRLAESEAGNDQAPVQMPRDYSEGASGLLRSGAKRD
- the degQ gene encoding serine endoprotease DegQ — translated: MKKQTQLLSALALSVGLTLSAPFPAAASIPGQVPGQAALPSLAPMLEKVLPAVVSVRVEGTATQGQKVPEEFKKFFGDELPDQPSQPFEGLGSGVIIDAAKGYVLTNNHVINQAQKISVQLNDGREFDAKLIGSDDQSDIALLQIQHPSNLTQIAIADSDKLRVGDFAVAVGNPFGLGQTATSGIVSALGRSGLNLEGLENFIQTDASINRGNSGGALLNLNGELIGINTAILAPGGGSIGIGFAIPSNMARTLAQQLMQFGEIKRGLLGIKGTEMTSDIAKAFKLDVQRGAFVSEVLPNSGSAKAGVKSGDVITSLNGKPLNSFAELRSRIATTEPGTKVKLGLLRNGKPLEVEVTLDTSTSSSASAEMIAPALQGATLSDGQLKDGTKGIKIDNVEKSSPAAQAGLHKDDVIIGVNRDRVNSIAEMRKVLEAKPSIIALQVVRGNETIYLLLR